The Halococcus sediminicola genome includes a region encoding these proteins:
- a CDS encoding NAD(P)-dependent oxidoreductase — MTETIGFVGLGIMGLPMSKNLIDAGYDVVGHNRSQESVDELVEYGGERADSPEEVAERTDVVITCLPDSPVVESIVRDDDGILAGLSDGMTVIDMSTISPTATEELATEIEEAGADMLDAPISGGEEGAIDGTLSIMVGGDEGVFDANEELLEAMGETITHCGPSGAGQTTKACNQIVVAAQMVGVSEALVFAQKAGADLDAVIEAISGGAAGCWTLDNRAPSMIEGDFDPGFFASYQYKDLRIATDAGEAFGAPMPQTGIAHELYKAMETTGRGDDDNSGVMQVIEDLAGEEARVD; from the coding sequence ATGACAGAGACAATCGGTTTCGTCGGACTCGGTATTATGGGCCTCCCGATGTCGAAGAACCTCATCGACGCGGGCTACGACGTCGTGGGACACAACCGCTCGCAAGAATCGGTCGACGAACTCGTCGAGTACGGTGGCGAGCGGGCCGACTCCCCCGAGGAAGTCGCCGAGCGAACTGACGTCGTCATCACCTGCCTGCCGGACTCGCCGGTCGTCGAGTCGATCGTCCGCGACGACGACGGCATTCTCGCGGGCCTGAGCGACGGCATGACGGTCATCGACATGTCGACGATCTCGCCGACCGCCACCGAGGAACTCGCTACGGAGATCGAGGAAGCGGGTGCGGACATGCTCGACGCACCGATCAGCGGTGGCGAGGAGGGAGCCATCGACGGCACGCTCTCGATCATGGTCGGCGGCGACGAGGGCGTCTTCGACGCCAACGAGGAACTGCTCGAAGCGATGGGCGAGACGATCACCCACTGCGGCCCGAGCGGGGCCGGCCAGACGACGAAAGCCTGCAATCAGATCGTCGTGGCCGCCCAGATGGTCGGCGTGAGCGAGGCGCTCGTCTTCGCTCAGAAGGCCGGCGCGGACCTCGATGCGGTCATCGAGGCCATCTCCGGCGGTGCGGCGGGCTGCTGGACGCTCGACAACCGCGCGCCGTCGATGATCGAGGGAGACTTCGACCCGGGCTTTTTCGCCTCCTACCAGTACAAGGACCTCCGCATCGCGACCGACGCCGGCGAGGCCTTCGGCGCGCCGATGCCACAGACCGGCATCGCCCACGAACTCTACAAGGCGATGGAGACGACCGGCCGTGGCGACGACGACAACTCCGGTGTGATGCAGGTCATCGAGGATCTGGCGGGCGAGGAAGCGCGCGTCGACTGA
- a CDS encoding peroxiredoxin — MPQIGQSAPAFNLQNHDGESVSLAEFEGQRVVLYFYPKAGTEGCTVEANDFGDAFEDFERRDVQILGVSMDPVADLADFRDDESIPFPLLSDEDGTVAEQYDAAGDGTALRNTVVIGPDGDVEAVYEDVSPDGHAERVLDDIADREAA, encoded by the coding sequence ATGCCACAGATAGGCCAGTCAGCGCCGGCGTTCAATCTGCAAAACCACGACGGCGAGTCGGTCTCGCTTGCGGAGTTCGAGGGCCAGCGCGTCGTCCTCTACTTCTATCCGAAGGCGGGGACCGAAGGTTGTACCGTCGAGGCGAACGATTTCGGCGATGCGTTCGAGGATTTCGAGCGACGTGACGTGCAGATACTCGGCGTCTCGATGGATCCGGTCGCGGACCTCGCCGATTTCAGGGACGACGAGTCGATTCCGTTCCCGCTATTGAGCGACGAGGACGGCACGGTCGCCGAACAGTACGACGCCGCCGGCGACGGGACCGCGCTCCGGAACACCGTCGTCATCGGGCCGGACGGCGACGTCGAAGCCGTCTACGAGGACGTCTCGCCCGACGGGCACGCCGAGCGGGTGCTCGACGATATCGCCGACCGCGAGGCAGCGTAG
- a CDS encoding M20 family metallo-hydrolase, with the protein MNTIEEPARCVDADRLRDDIETNAEYGAIAVAEGRGRTVLPGTEANRRVREYFVERLEDAGLDVRVDAVGNVVGRWVPDGADPDAAAVAAGSHLDSVPEGGIFDGVLGVYGALEAVRALQEADADLGRPVEVVCFTEEEGTRFSNGVLGSAVASGQQSVEEALALEDDDGISLDDALTDIGARGTGRLDASAWDSWLEVHVEQSSRLEDANVPVGIVTSITGTIRCEVEVQGEANHAGCAAMHDRTDALAAASELVLDVEGATEDVVAEKGETVVGTVGKLDVSPNAVNVVPGHAELGIDIRDVEYDSMEAVVGAVESSLARLEAERGVDTTFERPYDIEPIAMHDRCTTALSEAAAESGVSTMELHSGAGHDTMHVAKVTDSGMIFAPSRDGISHNPLEWTGWESCASATRVLTGAIAELAGTMSS; encoded by the coding sequence ATGAACACAATCGAAGAGCCGGCTCGCTGCGTCGACGCCGACCGGCTTCGCGACGACATCGAGACGAACGCCGAGTACGGCGCGATAGCGGTCGCGGAAGGGCGCGGACGGACGGTGCTCCCCGGCACGGAGGCAAACCGACGGGTGCGCGAGTATTTCGTCGAGCGATTGGAGGACGCCGGTCTTGACGTCCGAGTCGATGCGGTCGGGAACGTCGTCGGCCGGTGGGTGCCCGACGGGGCCGACCCGGACGCAGCCGCGGTCGCCGCCGGCAGCCACCTCGATTCGGTGCCCGAGGGCGGCATCTTCGACGGGGTACTGGGGGTCTACGGCGCACTCGAAGCCGTCCGTGCGCTCCAGGAGGCCGACGCCGATCTCGGGCGGCCGGTCGAGGTCGTCTGCTTCACCGAGGAGGAGGGCACGCGCTTTTCGAACGGCGTGCTCGGCTCGGCGGTGGCGAGCGGCCAGCAGTCGGTCGAGGAGGCGCTCGCGCTCGAAGACGATGATGGTATCTCCCTCGACGACGCCCTGACCGATATCGGCGCGAGGGGCACCGGCCGACTCGACGCGAGCGCGTGGGACTCGTGGCTCGAAGTCCACGTCGAGCAGAGCAGCCGACTCGAAGACGCGAACGTCCCCGTGGGCATCGTCACGTCGATCACCGGCACGATCCGCTGTGAAGTCGAGGTTCAGGGCGAGGCGAACCACGCGGGCTGTGCGGCGATGCACGACCGGACGGACGCCCTCGCGGCGGCGAGCGAACTGGTTCTCGACGTCGAGGGTGCGACCGAGGACGTGGTCGCCGAGAAGGGCGAGACCGTCGTCGGCACGGTGGGAAAACTCGATGTCAGCCCGAACGCGGTCAACGTGGTGCCCGGACACGCCGAACTGGGCATCGATATCCGCGACGTCGAATACGACTCGATGGAGGCCGTCGTCGGCGCGGTCGAGTCGAGCCTCGCGCGCCTCGAAGCCGAGCGCGGCGTCGACACCACCTTCGAGCGGCCCTACGACATCGAACCGATAGCGATGCACGACCGCTGTACGACCGCGCTGAGCGAGGCGGCCGCCGAGAGCGGCGTTTCGACGATGGAACTCCACTCGGGGGCCGGCCACGACACGATGCACGTGGCGAAAGTCACCGACTCGGGGATGATCTTCGCGCCGTCGCGCGACGGCATCTCCCACAACCCGCTCGAATGGACCGGCTGGGAGAGCTGTGCGTCCGCGACGCGAGTCCTGACCGGCGCGATCGCCGAGCTTGCGGGTACGATGTCGTCCTGA